One Phalacrocorax carbo chromosome 12, bPhaCar2.1, whole genome shotgun sequence genomic window carries:
- the CRTAC1 gene encoding cartilage acidic protein 1 isoform X2: protein MRSRRRGAAGQPPGPVPRMLALCLLSLAWLIEGSQRSEPMFAAVTHRLLPPDYDSNPTQLNYGVAVTDLDADGDFEIVVAGYNGPNLVLKYDKMQGRLVNVAVDERSSPYYALRDRQGNAIGVTACDIDGDGREEIYFLNTNNAFSGMATYTDKLFKLRNGRWEDLLSDEVNRDVASRFAGRSVACVDRTGSGRYSIYIANYASGNVGPHALIEMDVAASDPARGVVVLVDVAAQAGVSKYTGGRGVAVGPILSDSASDIFCGNENSPNFLFHNRGDGTYRDVAAAVGLDDPYQHGRGVALADFNRDGRVDIVYGNWNGPHRLYLQSGAPGRVRFRDIATPKFSMPSPVRTVIAADFDNDQELEVFFNNIAYRGSSANRLFRLIRREHSDPIMEELNPGDALEPEGRGTGGAVTDFDGDGMLDLILSHGESMAQPISIFKSTQGISNNWLRVIPRTRFGAFARGAKVVLFTRRSGAHLRIIDGGSGYLCEMEPVAHFGLGHDEASSLEVTWPDGRVIARAVASSETNSVLEVPYPLDAEEPLMPAPLECGQGFSQHENGRCVDIDECTEFPFICPRDKPICINTYGGYRCRSNKRCSRGFEPNEDGTACVDIDECARGLHNCSQLCTNNPGAHTCHCHAGFRPLDPAASLCLDIDECQAQPGPCDHICHNSHGSFHCHCRHGFSLGTGGRCWRN from the exons AtgcgctcccgccgccgcggggctgccGGGCAGCCCCCCGGGCCC GTGCCCAGGATGCTGGCGCTGTGCCTGCTGTCCCTGGCTTGGCTCATTGAGGGCTCCCAGCGCAGCGAGCCCATGTTTGCAGCCGTCACCCACCGCCTCCTCCCGCCCGACTACGACAGTAACCCCACGCAGCTCAACTATGGCGTGGCTGTCACCGATCTGGATGCCGATGGTGACTTCGAGATCGTGGTGGCAGG GTACAATGGCCCCAACCTGGTGCTCAAGTACGACAAGATGCAGGGACGGCTGGTGAACGTGGCAGTGGATGAGCGGAGCTCCCCATACTACGCGCTGCGGGACCGGCAGGGCAACGCCATCGGCGTGACAGCCTGCGACATCGATGGGGACGGCCGCGAGGAGATCTACTTCCTCAACACCAACAATGCCTTCTCCG gcatGGCCACCTACACCGACAAACTCTTCAAGCTCCGCAACGGGCGCTGGGAGGACCTCCTGAGCGATGAGGTGAACCGGGACGTGGCCAGCCGCTTCGCTGGGCGCTCCGTTGCCTGTGTGGACCGGACG GGCTCCGGCAGGTACTCCATCTACATCGCCAACTACGCCAGTGGCAACGTGGGCCCCCACGCCCTGATCGAGATGGACGTGGCTGCCAGTGACCCTGCCCGCGGTGTTGTGGTGCTGGTGGACGTGGCCGCCCAGGCTGGTGTCAGCAAATACACAG GGGGCCGTGGGGTGGCCGTGGGCCCCATCCTGAGTGACAGTGCCTCCGACATATTCTGCGGTAATGAGAACAGCCCCAATTTCCTCTTCCACAACCGGGGTGATGGGACGTACCGAGAtgtggcagctgctgtgg ggctggatGACCCCTACCAGCACGGACGTGGCGTGGCGCTGGCTGACTTCAACCGCGATGGACGGGTGGACATCGTCTACGGCAACTGGAATGGGCCACACCGCCTCTACCTGCAGAGCGGGGCCCCTGGGCGTGTCCGATTCCGG GACATTGCCACCCCCAAGTTCTCCATGCCGTCCCCTGTCCGCACTGTCATCGCAGCTGACTTTGACAATGACCAGGAGCTGGAGGTTTTCTTCAACAACATCGCTTACCGTGGCTCCTCTGCCAATCGCCTCTTCCG GCTCATCCGCAGGGAGCACTCAGATCCCATCATGGAAGAGCTGAATCCAGGGGACGCGCTGGAGCCCGAGGGACGGGGCACGG GCGGTGCAGTGACAGATTTTGATGGCGATGGGATGCTGGACCTCATCCTGTCCCATGGTGAGTCCATGGCACAGCCAATCTCCATCTTCAAGAGCACCCAG GGCATCAGCAACAACTGGCTGCGCGTCATCCCCCGCACCCGCTTCGGGGCCTTTGCACGGGGGGCCAAAGTGGTGCTGTTCACACGGCGCAGCGGGGCCCACCTGCGCATCATCGATGGCGGATCCGGGTACCTCTGCGAGATGGAGCCTGTGGCGCACTTCGGACTGG GGCATGACGAAGCCAGcagcctggaggtgacctggcCAGATGGCCGCGTCATCGCACGAGCGGTGGCCAGCAGTGAAACCAACTCTGTCCTGGAGGTCCCCTACCCCCTGGATGCAGAGGAGCCGCTCATGCCCGCTCCACTGGAG TGTGGGCAGGGATTCTCCCAGCACGAGAATGGACGCTGCGTAG ACATAGATGAGTGCACAGAGTTCCCCTTCATCTGCCCCCGGGACAAGCCCATCTGCATCAACACCTATGGCGGCTACCGCTGCCGCAGCAACAAACGTTGCAGCCGGGGTTTTGAGCCCAACGAGGATGGCACAGCTTGCGTGG ACATCGACGAGTGTGCCCGGGGCTTGCACaactgcagccagctctgcaccaACAACCCTGGGGCACACACCTGCCACTGCCACGCGGGCTTCCGCCCCCTTGATCCTgctgccagcctctgcctgg ACATAGATGAGTGCCAGGCACAGCCTGGCCCCTGTGACCATATCTGCCACAACAGCCACGGCTCCTTCCACTGCCACTGCCGCCACGGCTTCTCCCTGGGCACGGGTGGACGCTGCTGGCGCAACTAG
- the CRTAC1 gene encoding cartilage acidic protein 1 isoform X3: MRSRRRGAAGQPPGPVPRMLALCLLSLAWLIEGSQRSEPMFAAVTHRLLPPDYDSNPTQLNYGVAVTDLDADGDFEIVVAGYNGPNLVLKYDKMQGRLVNVAVDERSSPYYALRDRQGNAIGVTACDIDGDGREEIYFLNTNNAFSGMATYTDKLFKLRNGRWEDLLSDEVNRDVASRFAGRSVACVDRTGSGRYSIYIANYASGNVGPHALIEMDVAASDPARGVVVLVDVAAQAGVSKYTGGRGVAVGPILSDSASDIFCGNENSPNFLFHNRGDGTYRDVAAAVGLDDPYQHGRGVALADFNRDGRVDIVYGNWNGPHRLYLQSGAPGRVRFRDIATPKFSMPSPVRTVIAADFDNDQELEVFFNNIAYRGSSANRLFRLIRREHSDPIMEELNPGDALEPEGRGTGGAVTDFDGDGMLDLILSHGESMAQPISIFKSTQGISNNWLRVIPRTRFGAFARGAKVVLFTRRSGAHLRIIDGGSGYLCEMEPVAHFGLGHDEASSLEVTWPDGRVIARAVASSETNSVLEVPYPLDAEEPLMPAPLECGQGFSQHENGRCVDIDECTEFPFICPRDKPICINTYGGYRCRSNKRCSRGFEPNEDGTACVAQVAFFGGYPSAGSWPGPPHRALLPLVLGLCLCLYAL, translated from the exons AtgcgctcccgccgccgcggggctgccGGGCAGCCCCCCGGGCCC GTGCCCAGGATGCTGGCGCTGTGCCTGCTGTCCCTGGCTTGGCTCATTGAGGGCTCCCAGCGCAGCGAGCCCATGTTTGCAGCCGTCACCCACCGCCTCCTCCCGCCCGACTACGACAGTAACCCCACGCAGCTCAACTATGGCGTGGCTGTCACCGATCTGGATGCCGATGGTGACTTCGAGATCGTGGTGGCAGG GTACAATGGCCCCAACCTGGTGCTCAAGTACGACAAGATGCAGGGACGGCTGGTGAACGTGGCAGTGGATGAGCGGAGCTCCCCATACTACGCGCTGCGGGACCGGCAGGGCAACGCCATCGGCGTGACAGCCTGCGACATCGATGGGGACGGCCGCGAGGAGATCTACTTCCTCAACACCAACAATGCCTTCTCCG gcatGGCCACCTACACCGACAAACTCTTCAAGCTCCGCAACGGGCGCTGGGAGGACCTCCTGAGCGATGAGGTGAACCGGGACGTGGCCAGCCGCTTCGCTGGGCGCTCCGTTGCCTGTGTGGACCGGACG GGCTCCGGCAGGTACTCCATCTACATCGCCAACTACGCCAGTGGCAACGTGGGCCCCCACGCCCTGATCGAGATGGACGTGGCTGCCAGTGACCCTGCCCGCGGTGTTGTGGTGCTGGTGGACGTGGCCGCCCAGGCTGGTGTCAGCAAATACACAG GGGGCCGTGGGGTGGCCGTGGGCCCCATCCTGAGTGACAGTGCCTCCGACATATTCTGCGGTAATGAGAACAGCCCCAATTTCCTCTTCCACAACCGGGGTGATGGGACGTACCGAGAtgtggcagctgctgtgg ggctggatGACCCCTACCAGCACGGACGTGGCGTGGCGCTGGCTGACTTCAACCGCGATGGACGGGTGGACATCGTCTACGGCAACTGGAATGGGCCACACCGCCTCTACCTGCAGAGCGGGGCCCCTGGGCGTGTCCGATTCCGG GACATTGCCACCCCCAAGTTCTCCATGCCGTCCCCTGTCCGCACTGTCATCGCAGCTGACTTTGACAATGACCAGGAGCTGGAGGTTTTCTTCAACAACATCGCTTACCGTGGCTCCTCTGCCAATCGCCTCTTCCG GCTCATCCGCAGGGAGCACTCAGATCCCATCATGGAAGAGCTGAATCCAGGGGACGCGCTGGAGCCCGAGGGACGGGGCACGG GCGGTGCAGTGACAGATTTTGATGGCGATGGGATGCTGGACCTCATCCTGTCCCATGGTGAGTCCATGGCACAGCCAATCTCCATCTTCAAGAGCACCCAG GGCATCAGCAACAACTGGCTGCGCGTCATCCCCCGCACCCGCTTCGGGGCCTTTGCACGGGGGGCCAAAGTGGTGCTGTTCACACGGCGCAGCGGGGCCCACCTGCGCATCATCGATGGCGGATCCGGGTACCTCTGCGAGATGGAGCCTGTGGCGCACTTCGGACTGG GGCATGACGAAGCCAGcagcctggaggtgacctggcCAGATGGCCGCGTCATCGCACGAGCGGTGGCCAGCAGTGAAACCAACTCTGTCCTGGAGGTCCCCTACCCCCTGGATGCAGAGGAGCCGCTCATGCCCGCTCCACTGGAG TGTGGGCAGGGATTCTCCCAGCACGAGAATGGACGCTGCGTAG ACATAGATGAGTGCACAGAGTTCCCCTTCATCTGCCCCCGGGACAAGCCCATCTGCATCAACACCTATGGCGGCTACCGCTGCCGCAGCAACAAACGTTGCAGCCGGGGTTTTGAGCCCAACGAGGATGGCACAGCTTGCGTGG CTCAAGTGGCCTTTTTTGGGGGATACCCctctgctgggagctggccTGGGCCACCCCACCGTGCCCTCCTCCCTCTAGTCCTTGGACTCTGCCTTTGCCTCTATGCACTTTAA
- the CRTAC1 gene encoding cartilage acidic protein 1 isoform X1, which yields MRSRRRGAAGQPPGPVPRMLALCLLSLAWLIEGSQRSEPMFAAVTHRLLPPDYDSNPTQLNYGVAVTDLDADGDFEIVVAGYNGPNLVLKYDKMQGRLVNVAVDERSSPYYALRDRQGNAIGVTACDIDGDGREEIYFLNTNNAFSGMATYTDKLFKLRNGRWEDLLSDEVNRDVASRFAGRSVACVDRTGSGRYSIYIANYASGNVGPHALIEMDVAASDPARGVVVLVDVAAQAGVSKYTGGRGVAVGPILSDSASDIFCGNENSPNFLFHNRGDGTYRDVAAAVGLDDPYQHGRGVALADFNRDGRVDIVYGNWNGPHRLYLQSGAPGRVRFRDIATPKFSMPSPVRTVIAADFDNDQELEVFFNNIAYRGSSANRLFRLIRREHSDPIMEELNPGDALEPEGRGTGGAVTDFDGDGMLDLILSHGESMAQPISIFKSTQGISNNWLRVIPRTRFGAFARGAKVVLFTRRSGAHLRIIDGGSGYLCEMEPVAHFGLGHDEASSLEVTWPDGRVIARAVASSETNSVLEVPYPLDAEEPLMPAPLECGQGFSQHENGRCVDIDECTEFPFICPRDKPICINTYGGYRCRSNKRCSRGFEPNEDGTACVALLLPRRRLPGSHLLRRLNTVPCACWFGLRRVCFACPLLGDGDPPPQPWQRRVSPALQGKDPRDLFFNVLTPLFGVGPSSVFRRTPPINYILSISPAH from the exons AtgcgctcccgccgccgcggggctgccGGGCAGCCCCCCGGGCCC GTGCCCAGGATGCTGGCGCTGTGCCTGCTGTCCCTGGCTTGGCTCATTGAGGGCTCCCAGCGCAGCGAGCCCATGTTTGCAGCCGTCACCCACCGCCTCCTCCCGCCCGACTACGACAGTAACCCCACGCAGCTCAACTATGGCGTGGCTGTCACCGATCTGGATGCCGATGGTGACTTCGAGATCGTGGTGGCAGG GTACAATGGCCCCAACCTGGTGCTCAAGTACGACAAGATGCAGGGACGGCTGGTGAACGTGGCAGTGGATGAGCGGAGCTCCCCATACTACGCGCTGCGGGACCGGCAGGGCAACGCCATCGGCGTGACAGCCTGCGACATCGATGGGGACGGCCGCGAGGAGATCTACTTCCTCAACACCAACAATGCCTTCTCCG gcatGGCCACCTACACCGACAAACTCTTCAAGCTCCGCAACGGGCGCTGGGAGGACCTCCTGAGCGATGAGGTGAACCGGGACGTGGCCAGCCGCTTCGCTGGGCGCTCCGTTGCCTGTGTGGACCGGACG GGCTCCGGCAGGTACTCCATCTACATCGCCAACTACGCCAGTGGCAACGTGGGCCCCCACGCCCTGATCGAGATGGACGTGGCTGCCAGTGACCCTGCCCGCGGTGTTGTGGTGCTGGTGGACGTGGCCGCCCAGGCTGGTGTCAGCAAATACACAG GGGGCCGTGGGGTGGCCGTGGGCCCCATCCTGAGTGACAGTGCCTCCGACATATTCTGCGGTAATGAGAACAGCCCCAATTTCCTCTTCCACAACCGGGGTGATGGGACGTACCGAGAtgtggcagctgctgtgg ggctggatGACCCCTACCAGCACGGACGTGGCGTGGCGCTGGCTGACTTCAACCGCGATGGACGGGTGGACATCGTCTACGGCAACTGGAATGGGCCACACCGCCTCTACCTGCAGAGCGGGGCCCCTGGGCGTGTCCGATTCCGG GACATTGCCACCCCCAAGTTCTCCATGCCGTCCCCTGTCCGCACTGTCATCGCAGCTGACTTTGACAATGACCAGGAGCTGGAGGTTTTCTTCAACAACATCGCTTACCGTGGCTCCTCTGCCAATCGCCTCTTCCG GCTCATCCGCAGGGAGCACTCAGATCCCATCATGGAAGAGCTGAATCCAGGGGACGCGCTGGAGCCCGAGGGACGGGGCACGG GCGGTGCAGTGACAGATTTTGATGGCGATGGGATGCTGGACCTCATCCTGTCCCATGGTGAGTCCATGGCACAGCCAATCTCCATCTTCAAGAGCACCCAG GGCATCAGCAACAACTGGCTGCGCGTCATCCCCCGCACCCGCTTCGGGGCCTTTGCACGGGGGGCCAAAGTGGTGCTGTTCACACGGCGCAGCGGGGCCCACCTGCGCATCATCGATGGCGGATCCGGGTACCTCTGCGAGATGGAGCCTGTGGCGCACTTCGGACTGG GGCATGACGAAGCCAGcagcctggaggtgacctggcCAGATGGCCGCGTCATCGCACGAGCGGTGGCCAGCAGTGAAACCAACTCTGTCCTGGAGGTCCCCTACCCCCTGGATGCAGAGGAGCCGCTCATGCCCGCTCCACTGGAG TGTGGGCAGGGATTCTCCCAGCACGAGAATGGACGCTGCGTAG ACATAGATGAGTGCACAGAGTTCCCCTTCATCTGCCCCCGGGACAAGCCCATCTGCATCAACACCTATGGCGGCTACCGCTGCCGCAGCAACAAACGTTGCAGCCGGGGTTTTGAGCCCAACGAGGATGGCACAGCTTGCGTGG CGCTGCTCCTGCCACGCCGGCGCCTCCCGGGCAGTCACTTGCTCCGTCGCCTCAATACCGTACCGTGTGCCTGCTGGTTTGGCCTGCGACGTGTGTGCTTCGCCTGCCCCCTCCTCGGTGATggggacccccctccccagccctggcagaggaGGGTCTCCCCGGCCCTGCAGGGGAAGGACCCTCGTGAtctgttttttaatgtattgaCCCCACTGTTTGGAGTCGGACCCTCCTCAGTCTTCCGGAGAACTCCCCCAATAAACTATATCCTGTCTATTAGCCCGGCCCACTGA